The following are encoded together in the Kribbella sp. CA-293567 genome:
- a CDS encoding ArsR/SmtB family transcription factor codes for MDDEVFRALADPSRRQLLDSLNQRDGQTLGELCAGLRMARQSVSKHLAVLEGANLVTAVRRGREKLHHLNAEPINAIADRWISRYDRRRVQLLADLKTALEQEPVSDQDFVYTTYIRTTPERLWQALTDPAFTQQYWGLQHDTDWKVGSRIDWVMGDVTMSGPGQEVLEYDPYRRLAYTWHHITPEFAKAVELGDEVAARAGAEPLSRVSFELEVEDEQVKLTVVHTGFEPGSTIRSMVQNGWPRLLSDLKSLTEGTASI; via the coding sequence ATGGACGACGAGGTGTTCCGGGCGCTGGCGGATCCCAGCCGGCGGCAACTGCTCGACAGCTTGAACCAGCGCGACGGGCAGACGCTCGGCGAACTGTGCGCCGGACTCCGGATGGCCCGCCAGTCCGTCAGCAAACACCTCGCCGTCCTCGAAGGCGCGAATCTCGTCACCGCCGTCCGGCGCGGCCGCGAGAAGTTGCACCACCTCAACGCCGAACCGATCAACGCCATCGCCGACCGCTGGATCAGCCGGTACGACCGGCGGCGCGTGCAGCTCCTCGCCGACCTCAAGACAGCATTGGAGCAGGAACCAGTGAGCGACCAGGACTTCGTCTACACGACCTACATCAGGACCACGCCCGAGCGGCTCTGGCAGGCGCTGACCGACCCGGCTTTCACCCAGCAGTACTGGGGACTCCAGCACGACACCGACTGGAAGGTCGGCTCCAGGATCGACTGGGTCATGGGTGACGTCACCATGTCGGGGCCCGGCCAGGAGGTGCTCGAGTACGACCCGTACCGGCGGCTGGCCTACACCTGGCACCACATCACCCCGGAGTTCGCGAAGGCGGTCGAGTTGGGTGACGAGGTGGCCGCCCGGGCCGGCGCCGAACCGCTCTCCCGCGTGAGTTTCGAGCTGGAGGTCGAGGACGAGCAGGTGAAGCTGACCGTCGTCCACACCGGCTTCGAACCCGGCAGCACGATCCGCTCGATGGTCCAGAACGGCTGGCCCCGCCTGCTCTCCGACCTCAAGTCCCTCACCGAAGGCACCGCATCGATCTGA
- a CDS encoding RecQ family ATP-dependent DNA helicase — MGDIKLSDDRAKTAAEVIHAIAGAGASLRADQETAVAALCEPNARVLVVQATGWGKSAVYWAATAIRRSEGAGPTLVVSPLLSLMRDQVAAAGRAGLRAATLNSSNVDNWSGIENDLRSGAIDVLLVSPERLANPGFGRRVLDGLAGQIGLLVIDEAHAVSDWGHDFRPDYRRVSDVLQKLNPQTPVLATTATANARVTDDVAHQLGASTLVLRGPLARSSLQLAVVDALSPLDRFAWVVDHLPKLPGSGIVYTLTVSDAQRLAAAIQEVHGPAVPVAAYTGGLEAGERERLEDALRNNEFKALIATSALGMGYDKPDLGFVVHVGSPPSPVSYYQQVGRAGRGIDHAVVALLPSDADAGVWDYFATATIPVPDQVNRLLRGLEAYEPDQPATVPALEAETGLRRGRVELMLKQLAVDGAVERVDRGWVRTAADWSFDAAHYDGIVSVRRREADIMRAYTRGERCLMQLLQESLDDPSAEPCGRCSVCLGLLPDPLTARPDPETVQAITRLLRGETHVLEPRKMWPGGAFGAKGKIPPGLMAEPGRSIVYADAPEWREVIRAVFSSTPAPDALEALKAGCVAALSRWRDAWSRRPEVVVTLPAAGHRELVTEVANHLAEIGRLERAELTVNGAAFSDELSSAEEAKVWRDGVSIEPATAQAISGRSVLLVVDASSSQWPVTVAAAKLRESGAAAVLPLLIHRRP; from the coding sequence ATGGGTGACATCAAGCTGTCGGATGATCGGGCGAAGACCGCCGCGGAAGTGATCCACGCGATCGCCGGGGCCGGCGCGAGCCTGCGCGCCGACCAGGAGACCGCGGTTGCCGCGCTGTGCGAGCCGAACGCCCGAGTGCTGGTGGTCCAAGCCACCGGATGGGGCAAGTCCGCGGTGTACTGGGCCGCCACGGCGATCCGCCGCTCCGAAGGCGCCGGGCCGACGCTGGTGGTGTCACCGCTGTTGTCGTTGATGCGAGACCAGGTGGCCGCGGCCGGTCGAGCCGGCCTGCGGGCCGCCACGCTGAACTCCTCGAACGTCGACAACTGGTCCGGAATCGAGAACGACCTGCGTTCCGGCGCGATCGACGTACTGCTGGTGTCTCCCGAGCGGCTGGCCAACCCTGGCTTCGGCCGGCGGGTGCTGGACGGGCTCGCCGGGCAGATCGGTCTGCTGGTGATCGACGAGGCTCACGCCGTCTCCGACTGGGGACACGACTTCCGGCCGGACTACCGCCGGGTGTCCGACGTCCTGCAGAAGCTCAATCCGCAGACGCCGGTGCTCGCGACCACCGCGACCGCCAACGCGCGAGTGACCGACGACGTCGCGCACCAGCTGGGTGCGTCGACGCTCGTACTGCGAGGTCCGCTGGCCCGGTCGAGTCTGCAACTGGCGGTCGTCGACGCGCTGTCGCCGCTGGACCGCTTCGCCTGGGTCGTCGATCACCTGCCGAAGCTTCCGGGCTCCGGCATCGTCTACACGCTGACTGTCTCCGATGCTCAACGGCTGGCTGCCGCGATCCAGGAGGTGCACGGCCCAGCGGTTCCGGTCGCGGCGTACACGGGCGGGCTGGAGGCGGGAGAGCGGGAGCGGCTCGAAGACGCCTTGCGAAACAACGAGTTCAAGGCGCTGATCGCGACGTCCGCGCTGGGAATGGGGTACGACAAGCCCGACCTCGGATTCGTCGTACACGTCGGATCGCCGCCGTCGCCGGTGTCGTACTACCAGCAGGTCGGGCGTGCCGGGCGTGGCATCGACCACGCGGTGGTCGCGTTGCTGCCGTCGGACGCCGATGCCGGGGTCTGGGACTACTTCGCCACCGCGACGATCCCGGTGCCGGACCAGGTGAACAGGTTGCTGCGCGGGCTGGAGGCCTACGAGCCGGATCAACCCGCGACCGTGCCGGCCCTGGAGGCGGAGACCGGCCTGCGCCGCGGGCGGGTCGAGCTGATGCTCAAGCAGCTGGCGGTCGACGGCGCGGTCGAGCGGGTCGACCGCGGCTGGGTGCGGACGGCTGCCGACTGGAGTTTCGACGCGGCCCACTACGACGGCATCGTCTCGGTCCGCCGGCGCGAGGCCGACATCATGCGCGCCTACACCCGTGGTGAACGTTGCCTGATGCAACTACTTCAGGAGTCGCTGGACGATCCGTCCGCCGAACCGTGCGGCCGGTGCTCGGTCTGCCTGGGACTGCTGCCCGATCCGCTGACCGCGCGGCCGGATCCGGAGACCGTGCAGGCGATCACGCGACTGCTGCGTGGCGAGACGCACGTGCTGGAGCCTCGCAAGATGTGGCCGGGTGGTGCGTTCGGCGCGAAGGGGAAGATCCCGCCGGGGTTGATGGCCGAGCCCGGTCGCAGCATCGTCTATGCCGACGCTCCCGAATGGCGGGAAGTCATCCGGGCGGTGTTCAGTTCGACGCCGGCTCCGGACGCCTTGGAGGCCTTGAAGGCCGGCTGCGTCGCCGCGCTGTCGCGCTGGCGCGACGCCTGGTCCCGTCGGCCTGAGGTGGTCGTCACGCTTCCGGCCGCCGGCCATCGGGAGCTGGTGACCGAGGTCGCCAACCACCTGGCGGAGATCGGCCGCCTCGAGCGCGCCGAGCTGACCGTGAACGGCGCTGCCTTCAGTGACGAGCTCTCGTCGGCCGAGGAGGCGAAGGTGTGGCGCGACGGGGTGTCGATCGAGCCGGCCACGGCTCAGGCGATCAGCGGGCGATCGGTCCTGCTGGTCGTCGACGCGTCGTCCTCTCAATGGCCGGTCACCGTCGCCGCCGCCAAGCTTCGCGAGTCAGGTGCAGCCGCGGTGCTTCCTTTGCTCATTCATCGCCGCCCCTGA
- the soxR gene encoding redox-sensitive transcriptional activator SoxR, translating to MVEVQWREDEGVDIEPGELTVGQLAERSGVAISALHFYERQKLIVSRRTSGNQRRYKRDTLRRVAMIRIAQRVGIPLGEVAAILALLPGNRTPTRQDWEHISQCWQAELDRRIVQLEQLRDDFKDCVGCGCLSLDRCGLANLHDVLAAKGPGPQRLLDPAGNPCHPGNCR from the coding sequence ATGGTTGAGGTTCAGTGGCGGGAGGACGAGGGCGTGGACATCGAGCCGGGCGAGCTGACGGTGGGGCAACTGGCCGAACGGAGTGGGGTGGCCATCTCCGCGCTGCACTTCTACGAGCGGCAGAAGCTGATCGTCAGCCGCCGGACGTCGGGCAACCAGCGCCGGTACAAGCGTGACACCCTGCGCCGGGTGGCGATGATCCGGATCGCGCAGCGGGTCGGTATCCCGCTCGGCGAAGTGGCCGCGATCCTCGCCCTGCTGCCCGGCAACCGGACGCCGACCAGGCAGGACTGGGAGCACATCTCGCAGTGCTGGCAAGCTGAGCTGGACCGGCGGATCGTGCAGTTGGAGCAACTCCGGGACGACTTCAAGGACTGCGTCGGCTGCGGCTGCCTCTCGCTGGACCGCTGCGGCCTCGCCAACCTCCACGACGTCCTGGCCGCCAAGGGTCCCGGTCCCCAACGCCTGCTCGACCCGGCCGGAAACCCCTGCCACCCAGGTAATTGCCGCTGA
- a CDS encoding MFS transporter, translating into MTEILEQKTARRRLHRAWPVAAVGFITLIGAAGFRSVPSVLLDPLHEEFGWSHATISGAVSINLLLYGLISPFAAALMDRLGLRKVVSGALVLIALGSGLTIFMDSSWQLLLCWGLLVGVGTGSMSMTFVATITGRWFFERRGLVTGILTAAGATGQLVFLPLIALLATSYGWRVPALVAAGAALAVVPLVLLFLRDYPSDVGLRAYGAPEGSAAGQRVEATGNSGVRALTALWTAMHRPAFWMLAGGFAICGASTNGLIGTHFVTAAHDHGMPVTTAASLLALVGIFDVGGTILSGWLTDRWDPRYLLIAYYSLRGLSLLVLPSLLGPTAEPSMWVFIIFYGLDWVATVPPTVALCREWFGVDGPIVFGWVFASHQIGAAAAATGAGAIRDLQGSYNLAWYLAGGLCAAAALMSACIGRRIPVV; encoded by the coding sequence GTGACAGAAATTCTCGAGCAGAAGACGGCCCGGCGGCGGTTGCACCGCGCCTGGCCCGTCGCCGCGGTCGGCTTCATCACCCTGATCGGCGCCGCCGGTTTCCGCTCCGTGCCGAGCGTGCTGCTCGACCCGCTGCACGAGGAGTTCGGCTGGTCGCACGCCACGATCTCGGGCGCCGTCTCGATCAACCTGCTGCTGTACGGCCTGATCTCGCCGTTCGCCGCGGCGCTGATGGACCGGCTCGGCCTGCGCAAGGTGGTCAGTGGCGCGCTGGTGCTGATCGCGCTCGGGAGCGGGCTGACGATCTTCATGGACTCGTCCTGGCAACTGCTGCTGTGCTGGGGGTTGCTGGTCGGAGTCGGTACGGGCTCGATGTCGATGACGTTCGTCGCGACCATCACCGGCCGCTGGTTCTTCGAGCGTCGCGGGCTGGTCACGGGCATCCTGACGGCAGCGGGCGCTACCGGGCAGCTGGTTTTCCTTCCGCTGATCGCGCTGCTGGCCACGTCGTACGGGTGGCGGGTGCCGGCGTTGGTCGCGGCCGGCGCGGCGCTGGCCGTGGTGCCGCTGGTGTTGCTGTTCCTGCGCGACTACCCGAGCGACGTCGGGCTCCGGGCGTACGGCGCTCCGGAGGGGAGCGCCGCAGGGCAGCGGGTCGAGGCGACCGGGAACAGCGGCGTACGGGCGCTGACTGCTCTGTGGACGGCCATGCACCGGCCGGCGTTCTGGATGCTTGCCGGTGGCTTCGCGATCTGTGGAGCGTCGACGAACGGGTTGATCGGTACGCACTTCGTGACCGCCGCGCACGACCACGGGATGCCGGTGACCACTGCCGCGTCACTGCTCGCCCTGGTCGGCATCTTCGACGTGGGCGGCACCATCCTGTCGGGCTGGCTGACGGACCGCTGGGATCCGCGGTACCTGCTGATCGCCTACTACTCGCTGCGCGGGCTGTCCCTGTTGGTGCTGCCGTCGTTGCTCGGGCCGACCGCCGAGCCGAGCATGTGGGTGTTCATCATCTTCTACGGGCTCGACTGGGTGGCGACCGTGCCGCCGACCGTCGCGCTGTGCCGGGAATGGTTCGGCGTGGACGGGCCGATCGTGTTCGGCTGGGTCTTCGCCTCCCATCAGATCGGTGCCGCCGCGGCGGCCACCGGAGCCGGCGCGATCCGGGATCTGCAGGGCAGCTACAACCTGGCCTGGTACCTCGCGGGAGGACTCTGCGCGGCCGCGGCGTTGATGTCGGCCTGCATCGGACGCCGGATCCCCGTGGTCTGA